The Nymphaea colorata isolate Beijing-Zhang1983 chromosome 5, ASM883128v2, whole genome shotgun sequence DNA segment TGGAGGTAGGAATTGGAGAAGCAGGGAGCGATGAATGGCCAGCAAGAAGCGAGAGGAGCGCCAGCATTGGGGGGCTATCGTTCTGAAGCCCCTCCCACCGTCTCCGAGGTCCCAATTCTTGCTCCTTCTGCTTCCCCCTTCCATTCCCACCACTGCACACCAAATGCTCCGGAGGGGCAGGAGATACTGGGCGTTCGCCTACTGAAGCTGCTCGCCTCGCCATTCGCCTCCCTCACCCGCTCCTCCCAGACGCTTCTCCGTCTCGACTTCAGACGCCCTCTCTCCTTCCCCAAGCGTCCATCCCGTCCTTCTCCCCCACCACCCGGTTCTTCCTCCCCCTTTGGTCCCCTACATGGCAGCCGAACCCGTCTCCAGCTCATGCAGGTATGCCGGTCGTCACCACCATCTTGTCTCTTCCttgttattctttttcttttctttggtgTTGTCTGCATGGAAGAGCTACCAGAAAAATATCACCCATTGAAccaattattttgaaaatttggcctATTCGATTTGTGGGTATTGACGCGTAGTTGTGTGTGCTTGGGTGAATGAATGTGGAACTTTGTGATCGTTTATCTGTTTGTCTCTGATTTTATTGGGAGTTGGCTAATGCgattctttcaaatttgtttggcttttttttttttgatgaatgGTTACCTGGAATTTCATGAGTTTTAGACATGGGACCTCCCTCCCAAATGCGAAGAAGAAGCAACGGAAGGTGGACCTAGGGAGATTCCCTGGTTGAAGTTGGGAATTGGAGGCAGCGTGGAAATGGACGACGATGGCGGTGTTCTCGTGCCAAAAGCTCGACTGAAAACGAAGTATGCCATCCTCCATGTCATGCCCAGTCCTTGTTTCGAGATCCGGATGAAATTTCCAGTTGGGATATCATCTCTTGCTGCTAGCATCCGCTGCAGGTACCGGCATCTTTCCCCGTTCTTTTGCTAATATTTGCGTGTCGGTGTGATGATTCCAGTGGTTTGACATGGTGCTCCAATTATTACAAGTATGGGTTCAATTTAAGTTTGATAAGCTAGAGAAATATGAGACCTATATTTTACTTATTAGGCTTCgttattttctgtttcagtGTCTTGATTTTGTTACCTCCAATTTCTGCATTGGAGTTTGGATTCAGTTCCATCTTTTTCCTAATCTTTTACTGTAACATGTGAAAAGATACATAGCACTTATAGAATGGGAAATCAGTAAAGAAAACCATTTGAATTACTTATTAACTAGGGATATAGTTCTTTTATATGTTAGACTGCAGATTTTTTCAAATGACCCTTAAATATACAATCAGTAACACGGTAGGCCCTCCATGGTCCTTACTCTCATTTTTCTGTGGCAATTGAAACAAACAAAGATGTCTTATCACTTGTTCTATACGGCTGAAAATCATGTGGCATCTAGCATTTGCATATTTGTCCACTTCTACTCATTTATGGCCCATTTCAATTTGAATACTTGATGTCAATCTTGTGTGATGGTTCTaatagaaggaaaagaaagagctGGAAGGTCTTGTATTGGTAAGGCTAAGGTTCATGTCTATTGTCATTGTTGTCTTaatgatttttgtttcatcatTTACTAAGGTCTCATGTAGGTAGGGCTAAGGTTCATGTTTATTCTCATTGTTGTCTTAATGATTTTGTTTCATCATTTACTAGTGCCTTTATTAAGGCTATAAATcgagtgtttttttttcctttttctttagtGGGGTTTCATGGGCAGAGCAGCGTGGGGGTTGGTTGGGGAAGGAGTATAAGGGAGGAGGTCAAGAGGTGGTGGTGTTTGTTTGCATTTACGGAAGAGTCACAGATGTGTGAGAAGCCATCAATGACCGGGGTGGGGATGCTGGTGAGGGTGCAAATGAGGGTGCAAGTAagagaattaaaaagaaaaaacttgggtgtgggtGTGCAAAAGTACGCGTGTGTCTacatatatatcacatatatatgAACACACATGAAATTCTAATTCTATAATTAAGTCATTACATCATTAGCATTATATTGAATACATCATTGAATTGATTAAACTTTAAAAACGTTAAAAGCCTAAAAGCAAAAGTTAAAGGGGCATGCAGTATTTCTTTTGtctagtttttagtttttacagCCAAAAGAGCGCcaaaatctgataatgcatgTTGTGAGAATTTTGATCTGACAAAAAGAAGTATTAGGTAATAGTAGTACAATAAGAAATATCTTGTTATAAATTCAATTTGGGTACATGCAGTATACGTAAGTGTAAGTTTGATTTTTAACTATTGGCAAGTAAAAATAAACCTGTAGCATGGTATGATTGTCTAGCTCTGGGCACATGATGTTTTTCTAGTCTAGAACTAACCTCATGATGGTAAAATAAGCCAATAAGAAAAATGTATCCATTATGAACTATTAAATACTATCAAAATATAGTTAAATGTGtaataatataatatagtaTTATAAGGTTTCCATAATTACTGTCAAAGTTTTAATGTTGAAAAATAGTGTGAATATTAGAACACTAGATTTAAGAAACATCTTGCAGCACAAAACATGGTGGTAGAAATGGCCTTCTCCTCTTTTGTTAATTAATTCTTAATAAATTCTCTATTTTCTCTCATTACTGTGGTATgtatctttcattttctttttcactctaTCCATTGTTTCATATGTATAACCTACCTTCCATTGATCATCATTGTTGACCAATCTTAATAATTGAAGCAAAGCTCTATTCTCTTCACCAATATGGCTACATCCTTCCAAAAACATGGGTTCTGTACAGTTTTCTCTGTCTTTTTTAATCTCTTCCACCTTATGATATATTGAGGTAGTTCATTGACAGGTATAAATGATCATGGGCTTCATCTGTATGGATCTTGAAATGTCCAAAGTGATTGCATCAAGGGACATTGTGATCAGGAAGCAAAAGTTTCCATTTGAAAGACACAAAGAAGGTGGAGTGTTAAACACAAATGAAAAGAGTGAACCCAGTATCATTTCAACTTGGAACCTTTTCCCACTCAATGAGGGTGTTCAGTCACGGCAAACcatagaaaatcaaaatgaaccaaTCTGTCATGAGTCCCACAATTCTGAACCTTTGTCTTCGAGTCCCAATTTGGTGGCTAATCCCAACCCAACACCTTCAACCTGAATCGACTGCAGTTGAACCTCAACATCCTCTCCAGTACGAAGAAGATACACCATGattacaagaaaaatgtttggaACTGTAAAACTAAGGTCCTCAATCCAATTATGTTGTCCAGAAATGTTATTCAAGACCTATCTCTTGAATCTAAACGTATCACTTGCCATAAAGCTAGTAAAAGCCCTCATTGGTGTCAAGCCATGGAGGAGGAATATCAGGCCCTTGAAAAGAATGACTTGGACCCTTATACACAcctcaaaatattcaaaatcttCTATGGTTGAGACATATAAGGCCCAATGGCCAAAGGATCTCATCAAGATGAGGGAGTGGACTTATTTGAAACTTTCAATCCTGTGGTTGAACCTGCCACCATCCAAATGATTCTTGCTacttgtagaaacacgaaccacaaagagagagtagagaacgaacacacaatatacgtggaaaacctcagaaagaggtgaaaaaccacggggaagctctgacctaggggctcaccgcaaccctaggagagagaaaattatatttcacttaattcaacacttaaacataagtgacaatataaagaaggagagaggagaagccgcctagggtaccgagtcCGCCTCGGTACCCACGCCCCATAGAAttgggtccagatatggacccggttcccacaacaacatattctaacactccccctcaagcttggcatacatgtcaaacatgccaagcttgctaataTTCTTTTCgtatgaagaagtacaaagtcctttagttaggacgtttgcaacttgatcttcagacttcatatatggcagaatcagctcatttgagtcaatgcgttcccggataaaatgacagtcaatctccacatgtttgttcctgtcatgtagaactggattattggcaagattaatcgcagacttgttgtcacagtacatcttcattttatctcccagttccacaccaatatcagtcaaaagaatcttcagtcacagcatctctgtaacccccattgcaacagccctgtactcagcctcagcactagacctcgaacatacttcttgcctcatacttctccaaacaactaggttacctccaagaaagatacaataccctgtagtggacctccttgtgtcagtgcaacctgcccaatctgcatctgagtagccctcaatagtaagtttgtcttgtcgagtatacagcagtccttttcctgggtcattctttagatatcccaacactctttctgcactcttccagtgacaatccgtgggagcatgcataaattgacttagcacatttacagcatacgtgatatcagggcgagttagagtaagatagataagcttaccgactagcctctgatatcgcccttttccttcctcatccagaatagtgtccgtcttgatacttatcttagtccccgactccataggagtaagatagggcctacaaccaagtttacctgtctcctttagtaagtcaagagtgtacttcctttgattcataaccagccctgtctctgatcgagcaatctctatccccagaaagtatctcagcttacccagatccttgaggtcgaattctttagctaatctctccttcatctttctgttttcttcttcatcactgccagtgacaatcatatcatcaacgtagacaaggagaagactcaccagaccatctctctgctttatgaatagggtatgatctccatttccttgcttgtacccagtagacttcataacgatccttaatCTCTCAAActaagctctaggcgactgcttcaagccatacaaagctttcttgaggtgacaacattttccctcttgaacatacccgggaggcatgctcatatagacttcttcctccagatggtcgttcaagaacgcatttttaacatcaagctggtccatgcgccacttcctgtgcacagcaagagcaagaataaccctcacggtcttcaactttgcaacaggggcaaaggtctcaagatagtcgatcccatacttctggctgaacccctttgcaaccagacgagctttatatcgatctacagtgccatcaggtttgtacttcacgttgtaaacccacttagagccaactaagtgtgtccctttagggatatcaacaacttcccatgttttgttcttagctaacgcacccatctccttcgtcatagcatgtaaccacttgggatcatccttagcatcatccaccgacctgggaataacaactttggataaggttgtgataaaacatttgtaatttgtactgagcttagcataagaaacaaatctctgaatagggtgagaagtacatgacctggtgcctttgcgcaaagcaatggggagctcttcattcgatggacttgggtcatccggggagatcacaggattgggattggttctatccttaTCACCAACATCTttcactgtagctttctcctttctgacataaacctggccaaacaagtgatcccgggcaacagtgggctgagcatccaccgtgaccccttccatatgactgcccttctcattactgaccgtgaccgtgtcaatcacactgggactaaccttgtaatccaaaaactccataaactgaatcagctgattagatgaatactcttcccctttgttcccaagacactccccctgaagaggattcaccggaaaatacgactcatgttcatgaaatgtgacatccctcgaaacatacactttagaagtagtgggatccacacatttgtaccccttctgagtggaagagtaccccaagaaaactcctttaatagaccggggatcaagttttttgagagtagggctatgattatgcacaaaacaactgcacccaaagacacgaggagtaagaggccacggattctgagtgggccacagggtagaataaggagactgaccatccaacaccttagtaggcatacggttaatgagatgtgcactagtgagaagtgcatcaccccaataccgcttcgggacatgacgttggaacataatgactcgggtaacattcaaaagatgacgatttttacgttcagctataccattttgaggacgggtataactacaagagatttcatgaacaatacccttgcctttcaagaaatcatcaagggattgggagacatattcctTTGCATTATCcatacggaaagcttgaacagttgtatggaattgagtctcaacaaagacaacaaagtttttcacaactgctggaacctcactacgttctcgcaacaagtacaccaacgtacatctagagtaatcatcaataagcgtcaaaaaatagtgacaaccaccacacgtgggtactctagaaggaccccaaacatcggaatgaactaaggcaaacagatgagtggttttattcaatgaaatagggtacgaagccctgacatgtttagccaattgacacacttcacaagcgaaggagtcaatggagacagaagcaaacaaatgaggaaacaacttctttattaactggaaggggagatgtccaagacgctcgtaccatcgcagaacagtagatctatcgttcacaccagacaagtgaccactcgtggcagaaatcaatgctgaagcaacttgtaccggcagcctgtagagcccatcagtaaccgaaccaatcccaatcttcttccccgtcaccaagtcctgcagggaacagtgatcaacagagaaaatcagattacagtttaattctttagtaatactgctgacagagagtaagttcacaggaatatttggaacatgcagggcattgtggagacggtatttgttcaacagggacaagctccttTTCCCaaccacagagatagaagacccatctgccatagacacgcgttgcttgccagaggaaagttgatattcttgaaagagtttagagtcccctgtcatgtggtgagtggctccactatcaacaatccaatcaccaagagaagggttaccttgatcagtcgaggcaacgagggcttgggctagctgagcccctttagacgtggaggactcctcaggggtagtagataggcggtTGATGTATGCTTGTaactccttgagttgagcaggggacaacttggactttgcaccactagaatgattgctctgactggaatcagacacagaagggctatgcttgccagagggaggacgacctctgaccagtctcttctcgggatgaagatcccaacagaaatccaccgaatgccacaacttgttgcaatgagtgcaatgccgggcaggacgctgcccagtctttgaggcacggctgacaaaggcagaagggccatgaccggtgtcaagatgcatcacctggcgacgttgttcttcagactcaacacgagcatatacttcctctatccccggaatctcatcaccattaagaatttggctacgaatagactcaaattcatcccgcaggcctcccagaaacagaaacgtacggtccatccattccttttcccagtagagggaatgatctgaaccgcacttccactcatcagtcacatgataatctagctcctcccatttggtcttcagggcagcatagaaggcaacaacagacaaatcaccctgtgtcagggagtaaatactgcgtttaatttgataggtgcgcagatgtctcttcttgcgaccatacatctttgcaagcacagtccacatatcaaaagaggtcggctttcgcagaatgaggggctggatatcggaggacacggagctgataatccacaccttcacttggctgtcctctaacgcccacgtcgcccattgaggatcagatttgatgggcgcaggtttgtcgccagtgatgtaagagagacgcccacggctagtaatcccaatctcgagagcggcagaccaagataggtaattgtccttggtcagacggatggaagTGAcatggatcggcacgttctcagtcttggaggcgctgcccgcgtcaagaacggcatctttttgagtccccatcgcttctgccatcacaaacaagcacacagcaacaagaggcacagcggcgggaatgaggcagcggcgacggcggcgggaatgaggcagcggcgacggaagGCAGGCGACGACGCAaaacagaggccacccacggtggcaaAAACCAAGAACGGGCCGAACGGAGGACTACGGAGGcgcaacagaggacggcggcggcagagcagggcgacgtcacaagggcagcagcggcgccggaacttcaacggcgtcgggcgacgaaaaaaaCTTCCACGTCTAACGATCCCtcgggaaaaaaaaactcttctccaacttcgctggctctgataccatgtagaaacacgaaccacaaagagagagtagagaacgaacacacaatatacgtggaaaacctcagaaagaggtgaaaaaccacggggaagctctgacctaggggctcaccgcaaccctaggagagagaaaattatatttcacttaattcaacacttaaacataagtgacaatataaagaggaagagaggagaagccgcctagggtaccgagcccgcctcggtacccgcacCCCATaaaaccgggtccagatatggacccggttcccacaacaacatattctaacactacTTCTATAAGTCATGGTTAGATCATAAGGCAACTAAATGTTAGCAATCCCTTTTCGAATGGCTCTTTCTTTGAAACTGCATATGACACCATCGCTAGTGTTCATTGGCAAACAAAATCCTTCCTATGTGTGCAAGTTGAACAAATCCCTCTATGGCTTAAAGCAAGCTCCAAGGGCATGGTTTCAAAAAGTAAAACTAGCACTAATAGAGTTAGGATTCTTGAGCTCCAAAATTGATCCTTCACTTTTCGTCTACAGGAAAAAAAGGACATATTGGTTTTCATCTCCATTTATGGGGATGATATTCTTGTGACTAGCCGCAGGACTAAATTTGTTGAGCATCTTAATGAATCCATCAAGGACAGGTTTGCTGTCAAAGATCTAGGCAGGTTGCACTATTTCGTAAGCATAGAAGCGACATAGCAAGGTCTCTTCTTATCTCAATGAAAGAACATACTTgatatattgaagagaaaaaaacatgattgaaGCAAAACTGATGGCTATTTCAACCAATCTCTTTGATAAGGATAGCCAAGAGATGGCAATGCTACTCTTTATGGAAGCAGGAAGCACCATTGGAGCACTACAATTGTTAGATTTTATGTGAATACTATAtgtatttgtttatgtttgcattCATATAGGactcttttgtaattttctttttttccttttttacgtaattgttttttctccttttcttgtgCCTGTGGAGATAGCCGTTGGTTACCTCCAACAGCTCATTTAGAGCCTTGGAAATAGTCCAATGGCTAGTTCCCTTAACTCCTTGCcctatacatgtatacatattcTATCTAACTTTGTAAATAGTTGAGGCAGTTTGACAGGCCCTTATTCTTTCTTGAATAAAGTTTTTCTTCATTCAGTCAGTAGCTTTCTTGTTGGGCTGTGGTGCCCTGTTGTGAGCTGTTGGGCCTTGGTGCTCTTTTGTGGTGTGTTTCTCTAGTAGGCCTTAGTGCCTTGTTTATGTGCTTCTTGCTGCTGCATTGGCAGCAGGTTTATGGCACATTGGTGCATGGTTCAACTCACTGTTGAAGAGATTTGTTGTTGTAAGGTGTCGATTTGCGTCTACACTTGTGTTTTGGAGTGATTGAGTGTTGCACCCTCTGGAAGGAGTTACAGCTGGTTTCTGAAAACAATATCTTTCTATGATTCAGCCCAAGATCTCCTTGCGTGAATTGGGtatgtcaattcatgcacaaGTGGATCACTGTACAGTGCGGAGCTGTTAGAGAATTTTGAGATAATTGTAGCATTCTATTCATTATCACCTCCTTGTGTCTCCCTCTCAAAGATCAAAATATTCACATCCACATTGATGCAAATTGGGTCGGATGCCCAGTTGACTGGGAATTTACATTTGTATATGCTGCTTTTCTTGGTTCAAATCTAGTGTGGTAGAGTCCTAGAAGACAACTGGTGGTCTCTTGATCCAGTATGGAAACTGAATACAGAGGCAGAGCACATGTTGCTGCCATGATAGCCTGGATTGCATCTCTTTTGTCAGAACTAGGAATTCCAATTCCTTCGATTCCAACTATTGGGTATGATAATATGAGTTATAAcctatgtaacacgggtactgCTCCAAAGGAGCAGTACCAGTAccgtaccggtacgacaccggtacgagttgtgagaatcttcactaaaacatcaccgaatcacgtctctccgtctgaaaataaggaggatggagaataggcaatgaaggtaagagaaccggcgaccaatgcagccacactatgcttgatctctattattaaaacataaacctaattaggttacaacaaaaagaggaataaaacatgaagtaattacaagaggtgccaccacttagacgtgaagacataaaaacgaagtggatcgggtctgaacagacccgatccagacccgatcccttTTACATTGATGCGTAcagacttaacagcccccctcaagttgtgcatgagatttgatcatgcacaacttgtttttcaaatcccaaaaatgctgccctgtaagacctttggtaaaaagattcGCTAtttgttcactggtggatatataagaaGGCAatatctcggcttcttcaaccttctgacgaatgaagtgttgatcaatctcaatgtgcttggtacgattatgcaaaatggggttgaaggcaattttgatGGCGCTTTGATTGTCGCATAGCAATGAGGACTGAACAATAGGTAGAtgaagctctccaagcaaatgtcgtaaccatgatgcctcagctgtccctgcagccattgctctatactctgcctcagtgctagatcgtgcaacggcacgctgctttttactgctccaacaaatgagattagaatcaagaaaaaggcagaaacctgaaactgagcgTCGGTCATCaggatctcctgcccagtctgcatcagtataagtatatatgctatgtccaagagaaacattgggacactttgtatagaacaatccatccccaagagtagctttgagataccgtaagatccgcttagtagcatccatatgtccttctgtgggtgcatgcataaattgagagatctgatttacagcatagactatgtctgggcgcgtaaaggtaaggtattgtaacataccaacaatgctgcgatagaaggtaggatttgaataggcagcagttccatcaaaggcagccaatttagtgtttagaacactaggagtagttatgggtttgcaattaatcatacctgccctgtccaaaatatcaagagtatacttatgctgcgtaagagtcaatcgatcatttgctctatcaagttcaacacccaagaagtaccgaagttcgccgagatctttcatcttgaattcttgctgcaacagatccttaacataagatatatgagaagaagaattctcagttataacaatatcatcaacatagataagtaaccaagtggtagcttcttcggtatgatacataaacaaggaatgatctagagagcttcgtagaaaaccaacttgttgtatatgatgagaaaaccgatcgaaccatgatctagaagcttgcttcagcccatataaagacttgtgtaacttacaaacccatttttgaggatcatgagtattgtagccgggaggttgctccatgtatacctcttccttaagaatcccatgtagaaaagcatttttgacatctaactgataaagaggccacccatatgagactgcaagagaaataatcacacgtattgtgcccatcttgataaccggactgaatgtttcatcataatcttccccatattgttgtgtgaaaCCACGGGCCACAAGACGtgctttatgtcgatcaatgctaccgtctggcttatatttcagtttgtagacccatttggagcccacaacattcttatcagttggacgagggacaatctgccaagtctgacactcatgcaatgctgccatttcctcattcatagcttcaacccaacatttttccttacttgcatggtgataggattttggttcgaccttcttgctgacttctgtcataaacaactgaaaatctaaagaaaagttgttataactTACCCACCGATCAATGGGATGTCGCACACGTTGGGACTGACGTGGGGCTGCATTAGGAGCtgatcgcctagagtacacaaggcctgagaaccgactatgtataggtgaatcatggggttgtgaggatgagggcatgctgtccaaggaatcTCTCACAAGTGTCTCAGCCTCATTAACATCTTGCTCCTCGTGCTCAATCAAACAGTCAGTCCCTTGTCTTAGGATTTCAGCAtgcagccaagtatcataaatctcatttttatccttgagtgtcatgcaagtagccttgggatcttgtaacctgttttcatcgaaaacaacatgccgtgaaatatgaacacgcccagttttagggttgtaacatctataacccttgtagttttctgcataccctacgaatctgcacaaaatagcacgatcttgaaacttgttacgtaaggaaacatcaacatgcacatagcaaacacatccaaaaacacgcaattcctcatagcgaggctgctcttgatgtaataaaaaatatggggatttgccatcaagcaaagccaatggcagtcgatttataacatgcacagccgtatgaaaagcc contains these protein-coding regions:
- the LOC116255162 gene encoding uncharacterized protein LOC116255162 codes for the protein MNGQQEARGAPALGGYRSEAPPTVSEVPILAPSASPFHSHHCTPNAPEGQEILGVRLLKLLASPFASLTRSSQTLLRLDFRRPLSFPKRPSRPSPPPPGSSSPFGPLHGSRTRLQLMQTWDLPPKCEEEATEGGPREIPWLKLGIGGSVEMDDDGGVLVPKARLKTKYAILHVMPSPCFEIRMKFPVGISSLAASIRCRIPFSDLETMWNSPSSQLMVNFYNETGSGFHLTPGGLEFDEHLLRIGKYTTVRVAASLNFPRRLPPEEDEQLFKIDIRSIGLKTRLL